A DNA window from Pongo abelii isolate AG06213 chromosome 2, NHGRI_mPonAbe1-v2.0_pri, whole genome shotgun sequence contains the following coding sequences:
- the USP19 gene encoding ubiquitin carboxyl-terminal hydrolase 19 isoform X23, whose protein sequence is MSGGASATGPRRGPPGLEDATSKKKQKDRANQESKDGDPRKETGSRSVAQAGLELLASGDPSASASHAAGITGSRHRTRLFFPSSSGSASTPQEEQTKEELLLDWRQSAEEVIVKLRVGVVPLQLEDVDAAFTDTDCVVRFAGGQQWGGVFYAEIKSSCAKVQTRKGSLLHLTLPKKVPMLTWPSLLKKPLGTQELVLGLQCQENGQELSPIALEPGPEPHRAKQEARNQKRAQGRGEVGSGAGPGAQAGPSAKRAVHLCRGPEGEGSRDDPGPRGDAPPFVADPATQVEADEQLCIPPLNPQTCLLGSEENLAPLAGEKAVPPGNDAVSPAMVRSRNPGKDDCAKEEMAVAADAATLVDEPESMVNLAFVKNDSYEKGPDSVVVHVYVKEICRDTSRVLFREQDFTLIFQTRDGNFLRLHPGCGPQATFRWQVKLRNLIEPEQCTFCFTASRIDICLRKRQSQRWGGLEAPAARGAVGGAKVAVPTGPTPLDSTPPGGAPHPLTGQEEARAVEKDKSKARSEDTGLDSVATRTPMEHVTPKPETHLASPKPTCMVPPMPHSPVSGDSVEEEEEEEKKVCLPGFTGLVNLGNTCFMNSVIQSLSNTRELRDFFHDRSFEAEINYNNPLGTGGRLAIGFAVLLRALWKGTHHAFQPSKLKAIVASKASQFTGYAQHDAQEFMAFLLDGLHEDLNRIQNKPYTETVDSDGRPDEVVAEEAWQRHKMRNDSFIVDLFQGQYKSKLVCPVCAKVSITFDPFLYLPVPLPQKQKVLPVFYFAREPHSKPIKFLVSISKENSTASEVLDSLSQNVHVKPENLRLAEVIKNRFHRVFLPSHSLDTVSPSDMLLCFELLSSELAKERVVVLEVQQRPQVPSVPISKCAACQRKQQSEDEKLKRCTRCYRVGYCNQLCQKTHWPDHKGLCRPENIGYPFLVSVPASRLTYARLAQLLEGYARYSVSVFQPPFQPGRMALESQSPGCTTLLSTGSLEAGDSERDPIQPPELQLVTPMAEGDTGLPRVWAAPDRGPVPSTSGISSEMLASGPIEVGSLPAGERVSRPEAAVPGYQHPSEAMNAHTPQFFIYKIDSSNREQRLEDKGDTPLELGDDCSLALVWRNNERLQEFVLVASKELECAEDPGSAGEAARAGHFTLDQCLNLFTRPEVLAPEEAWYCPQCKQHREASKQLLLWRLPNVLIVQLKRFSFRSFIWRDKINDLVEFPVRNLDLSKFCIGQKEEQLPSYDLYAVINHYGGMIGGHYTACARLPNDRSSQRSDVGWRLFDDSTVTTVDESQVVTRYAYVLFYRRRNSPVERPPRAGHSEHHPDLGPAAEAAASQGLGPGQAPEVAPTRTAPERFAPPVDRPAPTYSNMEEVD, encoded by the exons ATGTCTGGCGGGGCCAGTGCCACAGGCCCAAGGAGAGGGCCCCCAGGACTGGAGGACGCCACTAGTAAGAAGAAGCAGAAGGATCGAGCAAACCAGGAGAGCAAGGATGGAGATCCTAGGAAAG agacagggtctcgatctgttgcccaggctggtcttgaacttctggcctcaggtgatccttctgcctcagcctcccatgcagctgggatcacaggctcacGCCACCGTACCCGGCTGTTCTTTCCTTCATCATCAGGGTCAGCATCCACTCCTCAAGAGGAGCAGACCAAAGAGG AGTTGTTGCTCGATTGGAGGCAGAGTGCAGAAGAGGTGATTGTCAAGCTTCGTGTGGGAGTAGTTCCCCTGCAGCTGGAGGATGTAGATGCTGCTTTCACAGATACGGACTGTGTGGTGCGGTTTGCAG GTGGTCAGCAGTGGGGTGGTGTCTTCTATGCTGAGATAAAAAGCTCTTGTGCTAAAGTGCAAACCCGCAAGGGCAGTCTCCTGCACCTGACACTGCCCAAAAAGGTGCCTATGCTCACGTGGCCCTCCCTCCTG AAGAAACCTCTAGGGACCCAGGAGCTGGTGCTGGGGCTGCAGTGCCAGGAGAATGGGCAGGAACTGTCTCCCATTGCCCTGGAGCCAGGCCCTGAGCCCCACCGGGCTAAGCAGGAGGCCCGGAACCAGAAGCGGGCCCAGGGCCGTGGTGAGGTAGGCTCAGGGGCTGGCCCCGGGGCCCAGGCAGGGCCCAGCGCCAAGAGGGCTGTGCATCTCTGCAGAGGGCCAGAGGGGGAAGGGTCCAGGGATGACCCTGGACCCCGGGGTGATGCCCCACCCTTCGTGGCTGACCCAGCCACCCAG GTTGAGGCTGATGAACAGCTTTGCATACCACCGCTGAACCCCCAaacctgcctcctgggctcagaggaGAATTTAGCCCCTTTGGCAGGAGAGAAAGCAGTGCCTCCCGGGAATGACGCAGTCTCTCCAGCCATGGTCCGGAGCAGAAACCCTGGGAAAGATGACTGTGCCAAGGAGGAGATGGCAGTGGCAGCAGATGCTGCAACCTTGGTGGATG AGCCTGAGTCGATGGTGAACCTGGCATTTGTCAAGAATGACTCGTATGAGAAGGGCCCGGATTCAGTGGTGGTGCACGTGTACGTGAAGGAGATCTGCAGGGACACCTCGAGAGTACTTTTCCGTGAGCAGGACTTCACGCTCATCTTCCAGACcag GGATGGAAACTTCCTGAGGCTGCACCCAGGCTGTGGGCCCCAAGCCACCTTCCGTTGGCAGGTGAAGCTCAG GAATCTGATTGAGCCAGAGCAGTGCACCTTCTGTTTCACGGCTTCTCGCATCGACATCTGCCTTCGTAAGAGGCAGAGTCAGCGCTGGGGGGGCCTGGAGGCCCCGGCTGCACGAG GTGCAGTGGGTGGTGCAAAGGTTGCCGTGCCGACAGGTCCAACTCCTCTGGATTCAACCCCACCAGGAGgtgctccccaccccctgacaggccaaGAGGAGGCCCGGGCTGTGGAGAAGGATAAATCCAAGGCACGATCTGAGGACACGGGGCTAGACAGTGTGGCAACCCGCACACCCATGGAGCATGTAACCCCAAAGCCAGAGACACACCTGGCCTCG CCCAAGCCTACATGCATGGTGCCTCCCATGCCCCACAGCCCAGTTAGTGGAGACAgcgtggaggaggaggaagaggaagagaagaaggtgtGTCTGCCAGGCTTCACTGGCCTTGTCAATTTAGGCAACACCTGCTTCATGAACAGCGTCATTCAGTCTCTGTCCAACACTCGGGAACTCCGGGACTTCTTCCATG ACCGCTCCTTTGAGGCTGAGATCAACTACAACAACCCACTAGGGACTGGTGGGCGTCTGGCCATTGGCTTTGCCGTGCTGCTTCGGGCGCTGTGGAAGGGCACCCACCATGCCTTCCAGCCTTCCAAATTGAAG GCCATTGTGGCGAGTAAGGCCAGCCAGTTCACAGGCTATGCACAGCATGATGCCCAGGAGTTCATGGCTTTCCTGCTGGATGGGCTGCACGAGGACCTGAATCGCATTCAGAACAAGCCCTACACAGAGACCGTGGATTCAGATGGGCGGCCCGATGAG GTGGTAGCTGAGGAAGCATGGCAGCGGCACAAGATGAGGAATGACTCTTTCATCGTGGACCTATTTCAGGGGCAGTACAAGTCAAAGCTGGTGTGCCCTGTGTGTGCCAAG GTCTCCATCACTTTTGACCCGTTTCTTTATCTGCCAGTGCCCTTGCCACAAAAGCAAAAGGTTCTCCCTGTCTTTTATTTTGCCCGAGAGCCCCACAGCAAGCCCATCAAG TTCCTGGTGAGCATCAGCAAGGAGAACTCCACTGCGAGCGAAGTATTGGACTCCCTCTCTCAGAACGTTCATGTGAAGCCTGAGAACCTGCGTTTGGCGGAG GTAATTAAGAATCGTTTCCATCGTGTGTTCCTACCCTCCCACTCACTGGACACTGTGTCCCCATCTGATATGCTCCTCTGCTTTGAGCTGCTATCCTCAGAGTTGGCTAAGGAGCGGGTAGTGGTGCTAGAGGTGCAACAG CGCCCCCAGGTGCCCAGCGTCCCCATCTCCAAGTGTGCAGCCTGCCAGCGGAAGCAACAGTCGGAGGATGAGAAGCTGAAGCGCTGTACCCGGTGCTACCGTGTGGGCTACTGCAACCA GCTCTGCCAGAAAACCCACTGGCCTGACCACAAGGGCCTCTGCCGACCTGAGAACATTGGCTACCCCTTCCTGGTCAGTGTACCTGCCTCACGCCTCACTTATGCCCGCCTCGCTCAGTTGCTAGAGGGCTATGCCCG GTACTCTGTGAGTGTATTCCAGCCACCCTTTCAGCCAGGCCGCATGGCCTTGGAGTCTCAGAGCCCTGGCTGCACCACACTGCTCTCCACTGGCTCCCTGGAGGCTGGGGACAGCGAGAGGGACCCCATTCAGCCACCTGAGCTCCAGCTGGTGACCCCTATGGCTGAGGGGGACACAGGGCTTCCCCGGGTGTGGGCAGCCCCTGACCGGGGTCCTGTGCCCAGCACCAGTGGAATTTCTTCTGAGATGCTGGCCAGTGGGCCCATTGAGGTTGGCTCCTTGCCTGCTGGCGAGAGGGTGTCCCGACCCGAAG CTGCTGTGCCTGGGTACCAGCATCCAAGTGAAGCTATGAATGCCCACACACCCcagttcttcatctataaaattgacTCATCCAACCGAGAGCAGCGGCTAGAGGACAAAG GAGACACCCCACTGGAGCTGGGTGACGACTGTAGCCTGGCTCTCGTCTGGCGGAACAATGAGCGCTTGCAAGAGTTTGTGTTGGTAGCCTCCAAGGAGCTGGAATGTGCTGAGGATCCAGGCTCTGCTGGTGAGGCTGCCCGGGCCGGCCACTTCACCCTGGACCAGTGCCTCAACCTCTTCACACGGCCTGAGGTGCTGGCACCCGAGGAGGCCTG GTACTGCCCACAGTGCAAACAGCACCGTGAGGCCTCCAAGCAGCTGTTGCTATGGCGCCTGCCAAATGTTCTCATCGTGCAGCTCAAGCGCTTCTCCTTTCGTAGTTTTATTTGGCGTGACAAGATCAATGACTTGGTGGAGTTCCCTGTTAG GAACCTGGACCTGAGCAAGTTCTGCATTGGTCAGAAAGAGGAGCAGCTGCCCAGCTACGATCTATATGCTGTCATCAACCACTATGGAGGCATGATTGGTGGCCACTACACTGCCTGTGCACGCCTGCCCAATGATCGTAGCAGTCAGCGCAGTGACGTGG GCTGGCGCTTGTTTGATGACAGCACAGTGACAACGGTAGACGAGAGCCAGGTTGTGACGCGTTATGCCTATGTACTCTTCTACCGCCGGCGGAACTCTCCTGTGGAGAGGCCCCCCAGGGCAGGTCACTCTGAGCACCACCCAGACCTAGGCCCTGCAGCTGAGGCTGCTGCCAGCCAG GGACTAGGCCCTGGCCAGGCCCCCGAGGTGGCCCCCACGCGGACAGCCCCTGAACGCTTCGCCCCCCCTGTGGATCGGCCAGCCCCCACCTACAGCAACATGGAGGAGGTGGATTAG
- the USP19 gene encoding ubiquitin carboxyl-terminal hydrolase 19 isoform X24 has protein sequence MSGGASATGPRRGPPGLEDATSKKKQKDRANQESKDGDPRKETGSRSVAQAGLELLASGDPSASASHAAGITGSRHRTRLFFPSSSGSASTPQEEQTKEELLLDWRQSAEEVIVKLRVGVVPLQLEDVDAAFTDTDCVVRFAGGQQWGGVFYAEIKSSCAKVQTRKGSLLHLTLPKKVPMLTWPSLLKKPLGTQELVLGLQCQENGQELSPIALEPGPEPHRAKQEARNQKRAQGRGEVGSGAGPGAQAGPSAKRAVHLCRGPEGEGSRDDPGPRGDAPPFVADPATQVEADEQLCIPPLNPQTCLLGSEENLAPLAGEKAVPPGNDAVSPAMVRSRNPGKDDCAKEEMAVAADAATLVDGKEPESMVNLAFVKNDSYEKGPDSVVVHVYVKEICRDTSRVLFREQDFTLIFQTRDGNFLRLHPGCGPQATFRWQVKLRNLIEPEQCTFCFTASRIDICLRKRQSQRWGGLEAPAARVGGAKVAVPTGPTPLDSTPPGGAPHPLTGQEEARAVEKDKSKARSEDTGLDSVATRTPMEHVTPKPETHLASPKPTCMVPPMPHSPVSGDSVEEEEEEEKKVCLPGFTGLVNLGNTCFMNSVIQSLSNTRELRDFFHDRSFEAEINYNNPLGTGGRLAIGFAVLLRALWKGTHHAFQPSKLKAIVASKASQFTGYAQHDAQEFMAFLLDGLHEDLNRIQNKPYTETVDSDGRPDEVVAEEAWQRHKMRNDSFIVDLFQGQYKSKLVCPVCAKVSITFDPFLYLPVPLPQKQKVLPVFYFAREPHSKPIKFLVSISKENSTASEVLDSLSQNVHVKPENLRLAEVIKNRFHRVFLPSHSLDTVSPSDMLLCFELLSSELAKERVVVLEVQQRPQVPSVPISKCAACQRKQQSEDEKLKRCTRCYRVGYCNQLCQKTHWPDHKGLCRPENIGYPFLVSVPASRLTYARLAQLLEGYARYSVSVFQPPFQPGRMALESQSPGCTTLLSTGSLEAGDSERDPIQPPELQLVTPMAEGDTGLPRVWAAPDRGPVPSTSGISSEMLASGPIEVGSLPAGERVSRPEAAVPGYQHPSEAMNAHTPQFFIYKIDSSNREQRLEDKGDTPLELGDDCSLALVWRNNERLQEFVLVASKELECAEDPGSAGEAARAGHFTLDQCLNLFTRPEVLAPEEAWYCPQCKQHREASKQLLLWRLPNVLIVQLKRFSFRSFIWRDKINDLVEFPVRNLDLSKFCIGQKEEQLPSYDLYAVINHYGGMIGGHYTACARLPNDRSSQRSDVGWRLFDDSTVTTVDESQVVTRYAYVLFYRRRNSPVERPPRAGHSEHHPDLGPAAEAAASQGLGPGQAPEVAPTRTAPERFAPPVDRPAPTYSNMEEVD, from the exons ATGTCTGGCGGGGCCAGTGCCACAGGCCCAAGGAGAGGGCCCCCAGGACTGGAGGACGCCACTAGTAAGAAGAAGCAGAAGGATCGAGCAAACCAGGAGAGCAAGGATGGAGATCCTAGGAAAG agacagggtctcgatctgttgcccaggctggtcttgaacttctggcctcaggtgatccttctgcctcagcctcccatgcagctgggatcacaggctcacGCCACCGTACCCGGCTGTTCTTTCCTTCATCATCAGGGTCAGCATCCACTCCTCAAGAGGAGCAGACCAAAGAGG AGTTGTTGCTCGATTGGAGGCAGAGTGCAGAAGAGGTGATTGTCAAGCTTCGTGTGGGAGTAGTTCCCCTGCAGCTGGAGGATGTAGATGCTGCTTTCACAGATACGGACTGTGTGGTGCGGTTTGCAG GTGGTCAGCAGTGGGGTGGTGTCTTCTATGCTGAGATAAAAAGCTCTTGTGCTAAAGTGCAAACCCGCAAGGGCAGTCTCCTGCACCTGACACTGCCCAAAAAGGTGCCTATGCTCACGTGGCCCTCCCTCCTG AAGAAACCTCTAGGGACCCAGGAGCTGGTGCTGGGGCTGCAGTGCCAGGAGAATGGGCAGGAACTGTCTCCCATTGCCCTGGAGCCAGGCCCTGAGCCCCACCGGGCTAAGCAGGAGGCCCGGAACCAGAAGCGGGCCCAGGGCCGTGGTGAGGTAGGCTCAGGGGCTGGCCCCGGGGCCCAGGCAGGGCCCAGCGCCAAGAGGGCTGTGCATCTCTGCAGAGGGCCAGAGGGGGAAGGGTCCAGGGATGACCCTGGACCCCGGGGTGATGCCCCACCCTTCGTGGCTGACCCAGCCACCCAG GTTGAGGCTGATGAACAGCTTTGCATACCACCGCTGAACCCCCAaacctgcctcctgggctcagaggaGAATTTAGCCCCTTTGGCAGGAGAGAAAGCAGTGCCTCCCGGGAATGACGCAGTCTCTCCAGCCATGGTCCGGAGCAGAAACCCTGGGAAAGATGACTGTGCCAAGGAGGAGATGGCAGTGGCAGCAGATGCTGCAACCTTGGTGGATGGTAAAG AGCCTGAGTCGATGGTGAACCTGGCATTTGTCAAGAATGACTCGTATGAGAAGGGCCCGGATTCAGTGGTGGTGCACGTGTACGTGAAGGAGATCTGCAGGGACACCTCGAGAGTACTTTTCCGTGAGCAGGACTTCACGCTCATCTTCCAGACcag GGATGGAAACTTCCTGAGGCTGCACCCAGGCTGTGGGCCCCAAGCCACCTTCCGTTGGCAGGTGAAGCTCAG GAATCTGATTGAGCCAGAGCAGTGCACCTTCTGTTTCACGGCTTCTCGCATCGACATCTGCCTTCGTAAGAGGCAGAGTCAGCGCTGGGGGGGCCTGGAGGCCCCGGCTGCACGAG TGGGTGGTGCAAAGGTTGCCGTGCCGACAGGTCCAACTCCTCTGGATTCAACCCCACCAGGAGgtgctccccaccccctgacaggccaaGAGGAGGCCCGGGCTGTGGAGAAGGATAAATCCAAGGCACGATCTGAGGACACGGGGCTAGACAGTGTGGCAACCCGCACACCCATGGAGCATGTAACCCCAAAGCCAGAGACACACCTGGCCTCG CCCAAGCCTACATGCATGGTGCCTCCCATGCCCCACAGCCCAGTTAGTGGAGACAgcgtggaggaggaggaagaggaagagaagaaggtgtGTCTGCCAGGCTTCACTGGCCTTGTCAATTTAGGCAACACCTGCTTCATGAACAGCGTCATTCAGTCTCTGTCCAACACTCGGGAACTCCGGGACTTCTTCCATG ACCGCTCCTTTGAGGCTGAGATCAACTACAACAACCCACTAGGGACTGGTGGGCGTCTGGCCATTGGCTTTGCCGTGCTGCTTCGGGCGCTGTGGAAGGGCACCCACCATGCCTTCCAGCCTTCCAAATTGAAG GCCATTGTGGCGAGTAAGGCCAGCCAGTTCACAGGCTATGCACAGCATGATGCCCAGGAGTTCATGGCTTTCCTGCTGGATGGGCTGCACGAGGACCTGAATCGCATTCAGAACAAGCCCTACACAGAGACCGTGGATTCAGATGGGCGGCCCGATGAG GTGGTAGCTGAGGAAGCATGGCAGCGGCACAAGATGAGGAATGACTCTTTCATCGTGGACCTATTTCAGGGGCAGTACAAGTCAAAGCTGGTGTGCCCTGTGTGTGCCAAG GTCTCCATCACTTTTGACCCGTTTCTTTATCTGCCAGTGCCCTTGCCACAAAAGCAAAAGGTTCTCCCTGTCTTTTATTTTGCCCGAGAGCCCCACAGCAAGCCCATCAAG TTCCTGGTGAGCATCAGCAAGGAGAACTCCACTGCGAGCGAAGTATTGGACTCCCTCTCTCAGAACGTTCATGTGAAGCCTGAGAACCTGCGTTTGGCGGAG GTAATTAAGAATCGTTTCCATCGTGTGTTCCTACCCTCCCACTCACTGGACACTGTGTCCCCATCTGATATGCTCCTCTGCTTTGAGCTGCTATCCTCAGAGTTGGCTAAGGAGCGGGTAGTGGTGCTAGAGGTGCAACAG CGCCCCCAGGTGCCCAGCGTCCCCATCTCCAAGTGTGCAGCCTGCCAGCGGAAGCAACAGTCGGAGGATGAGAAGCTGAAGCGCTGTACCCGGTGCTACCGTGTGGGCTACTGCAACCA GCTCTGCCAGAAAACCCACTGGCCTGACCACAAGGGCCTCTGCCGACCTGAGAACATTGGCTACCCCTTCCTGGTCAGTGTACCTGCCTCACGCCTCACTTATGCCCGCCTCGCTCAGTTGCTAGAGGGCTATGCCCG GTACTCTGTGAGTGTATTCCAGCCACCCTTTCAGCCAGGCCGCATGGCCTTGGAGTCTCAGAGCCCTGGCTGCACCACACTGCTCTCCACTGGCTCCCTGGAGGCTGGGGACAGCGAGAGGGACCCCATTCAGCCACCTGAGCTCCAGCTGGTGACCCCTATGGCTGAGGGGGACACAGGGCTTCCCCGGGTGTGGGCAGCCCCTGACCGGGGTCCTGTGCCCAGCACCAGTGGAATTTCTTCTGAGATGCTGGCCAGTGGGCCCATTGAGGTTGGCTCCTTGCCTGCTGGCGAGAGGGTGTCCCGACCCGAAG CTGCTGTGCCTGGGTACCAGCATCCAAGTGAAGCTATGAATGCCCACACACCCcagttcttcatctataaaattgacTCATCCAACCGAGAGCAGCGGCTAGAGGACAAAG GAGACACCCCACTGGAGCTGGGTGACGACTGTAGCCTGGCTCTCGTCTGGCGGAACAATGAGCGCTTGCAAGAGTTTGTGTTGGTAGCCTCCAAGGAGCTGGAATGTGCTGAGGATCCAGGCTCTGCTGGTGAGGCTGCCCGGGCCGGCCACTTCACCCTGGACCAGTGCCTCAACCTCTTCACACGGCCTGAGGTGCTGGCACCCGAGGAGGCCTG GTACTGCCCACAGTGCAAACAGCACCGTGAGGCCTCCAAGCAGCTGTTGCTATGGCGCCTGCCAAATGTTCTCATCGTGCAGCTCAAGCGCTTCTCCTTTCGTAGTTTTATTTGGCGTGACAAGATCAATGACTTGGTGGAGTTCCCTGTTAG GAACCTGGACCTGAGCAAGTTCTGCATTGGTCAGAAAGAGGAGCAGCTGCCCAGCTACGATCTATATGCTGTCATCAACCACTATGGAGGCATGATTGGTGGCCACTACACTGCCTGTGCACGCCTGCCCAATGATCGTAGCAGTCAGCGCAGTGACGTGG GCTGGCGCTTGTTTGATGACAGCACAGTGACAACGGTAGACGAGAGCCAGGTTGTGACGCGTTATGCCTATGTACTCTTCTACCGCCGGCGGAACTCTCCTGTGGAGAGGCCCCCCAGGGCAGGTCACTCTGAGCACCACCCAGACCTAGGCCCTGCAGCTGAGGCTGCTGCCAGCCAG GGACTAGGCCCTGGCCAGGCCCCCGAGGTGGCCCCCACGCGGACAGCCCCTGAACGCTTCGCCCCCCCTGTGGATCGGCCAGCCCCCACCTACAGCAACATGGAGGAGGTGGATTAG